The following are encoded in a window of Planctomycetaceae bacterium genomic DNA:
- a CDS encoding S41 family peptidase, giving the protein MTAKLHRLTVLAALALILALWPIAAAQNAPAPAATQPAATAAAAAPNVSYGGLLDIAVAGDFGKAYAAFQRLPSAGPDRQAALALLGRQVERSTANAREREGELDDAVARVKQAMLAQEHQEPLKKSGLFDRLRDAVGKLVLAYGEVGNGDDLPLINAEAAALRRTKTLESLDKLPPLIESVKGLVAAQNDPYAASVREMIARTVARLQDVRQAWQGADLKTPSARVDASGVLWEKQTDLALSITDIQGMVVLKPWHMALAQARLAQELAGQDHSYSEQDWYKTLIAATLARADKAAADARWFEALTAYSALEELAKDLDAQREQFYADKAKLARQHVRVLRLYGDAGELTAEEDAVLNPGATTRPASAKAEDSQTSWRDMTSGIDANMVKRAIERLNDSYVTTVDYRKVIQGSLQAVRVLATTPQAQKSFPLLSEAAQRDKFVSAIDAQLKIAQTRDNLDQLDLTLAMDSVLRASETSVRIPTSVLAMEFADGLLDELDRFSSMIWPYDVSDFLKQTMGEFFGVGVQITKEPGEPLEVVTPLPDSPGFRAGLKVGDKILKVDGRATEDLSVDKLVRMITGKKGSTVVLTITRAGMVKPIDVPIVRDEIHIRTVKGWRMANDGKWDFWLDEPNKIGYIRLTQFTDTSHSDMLEAIKELRAGGLKSLILDLRFDPGGLLNEATKIVDEFVSSGRIVSTRGRQVPESPRNAHRSGQFLSGDLVVLINEQSASASEIVSGALKDLRRATIVGRRSYGKGSVQNIIPLEDKKAFLKLTTAYYYLPSGRLLHRKNGSTEWGVDPDVVVGVTPRQMKRWQDIRRKTDLLMDIDPAALTDALKKQYEADIQLNSAVTLLRLKALRDALPGNKAIADVK; this is encoded by the coding sequence TTGACCGCTAAATTGCACCGTCTGACTGTACTGGCCGCCTTGGCACTGATTCTGGCTCTATGGCCCATCGCCGCGGCGCAGAACGCTCCCGCCCCGGCAGCGACCCAACCGGCCGCCACCGCCGCCGCAGCAGCGCCGAACGTCTCGTACGGCGGATTGCTTGATATCGCCGTCGCGGGCGATTTCGGAAAAGCCTACGCCGCCTTTCAACGCCTGCCCTCGGCCGGTCCAGACCGACAGGCGGCGCTGGCGCTGTTGGGAAGGCAGGTCGAGCGATCGACGGCCAACGCCCGCGAGCGCGAGGGCGAGCTCGACGACGCCGTCGCCCGCGTGAAGCAGGCGATGCTCGCACAGGAACACCAGGAACCGCTCAAGAAGAGCGGCCTCTTCGACCGCCTGCGCGACGCGGTGGGCAAGCTCGTGCTCGCTTACGGCGAGGTGGGCAACGGCGACGACCTGCCGCTGATCAACGCCGAGGCCGCCGCCCTGCGCCGCACCAAGACGCTCGAATCCCTGGACAAGCTCCCGCCGCTGATCGAGTCCGTCAAGGGCCTCGTCGCCGCCCAGAACGACCCCTACGCCGCATCGGTGCGCGAGATGATCGCCCGCACGGTGGCTCGCCTGCAGGACGTGCGCCAGGCATGGCAGGGGGCTGACTTGAAAACCCCCTCCGCCCGCGTCGACGCCAGCGGCGTGCTGTGGGAAAAGCAGACCGATCTGGCCCTGAGCATCACCGACATCCAGGGCATGGTCGTCCTGAAGCCCTGGCACATGGCCCTGGCGCAAGCTCGCCTGGCGCAGGAACTGGCCGGGCAGGATCATTCGTATAGCGAGCAGGACTGGTACAAGACGCTCATCGCCGCCACGCTCGCCCGGGCGGACAAGGCCGCCGCCGACGCCCGCTGGTTCGAGGCGCTGACGGCATACAGCGCGCTGGAGGAACTGGCCAAGGACCTCGACGCCCAGCGGGAGCAGTTCTACGCCGACAAGGCCAAGCTTGCCCGCCAGCACGTGCGCGTGCTGAGGCTATACGGCGACGCCGGGGAGCTGACCGCCGAGGAGGACGCCGTCCTCAACCCCGGCGCCACGACCCGCCCGGCCAGCGCCAAGGCCGAAGATTCGCAGACCTCCTGGCGCGACATGACCAGCGGGATCGACGCCAACATGGTCAAGCGTGCCATCGAGCGCCTCAACGATTCGTACGTCACGACGGTCGATTACCGCAAGGTCATCCAGGGCAGCCTGCAGGCCGTTCGGGTGCTGGCCACGACGCCCCAGGCGCAGAAGTCGTTTCCGTTGCTGAGCGAGGCGGCGCAGCGCGACAAGTTTGTTTCGGCGATCGACGCCCAGCTCAAGATCGCCCAGACGCGCGACAACCTCGACCAGCTCGACCTGACGCTCGCAATGGACAGCGTGCTGCGGGCGTCGGAGACTTCCGTGCGGATCCCCACCAGCGTGCTGGCGATGGAGTTCGCCGACGGGCTGCTGGACGAGTTGGACCGCTTCAGCTCGATGATCTGGCCGTATGACGTGTCGGACTTCCTCAAGCAGACCATGGGCGAGTTCTTCGGCGTGGGCGTGCAGATCACCAAGGAGCCCGGAGAGCCCCTGGAGGTGGTGACCCCCCTGCCCGATTCGCCGGGCTTCCGCGCCGGGCTCAAGGTCGGCGACAAAATTCTCAAAGTCGACGGTCGGGCGACCGAAGACCTCAGCGTCGATAAACTCGTTCGCATGATCACCGGCAAGAAGGGCAGCACGGTCGTGCTGACGATCACGCGGGCGGGCATGGTCAAGCCCATTGACGTGCCCATCGTTCGCGACGAAATCCACATCCGCACCGTCAAGGGATGGCGCATGGCCAACGACGGCAAGTGGGATTTCTGGCTCGACGAACCCAACAAGATCGGCTACATCCGTCTGACGCAGTTCACTGACACGTCGCACTCCGACATGCTCGAGGCGATCAAGGAACTGCGCGCCGGCGGGCTCAAATCGCTGATCCTGGACCTGCGGTTCGACCCCGGCGGACTGCTCAACGAGGCCACCAAGATCGTCGACGAGTTCGTCAGCAGCGGACGCATCGTCTCAACGCGCGGACGCCAGGTGCCCGAGAGCCCCCGCAACGCCCATCGCAGCGGGCAGTTCCTCAGCGGCGACCTGGTCGTGCTGATCAACGAGCAAAGCGCCTCGGCCTCCGAGATCGTCTCCGGCGCCCTCAAGGACCTTCGCCGGGCGACCATCGTCGGCCGCCGCAGCTACGGCAAAGGCAGCGTGCAGAACATCATCCCCCTGGAAGACAAGAAGGCCTTCCTCAAGCTCACCACGGCGTACTACTATCTTCCCTCAGGACGGCTGCTGCACCGCAAGAACGGCAGCACCGAGTGGGGCGTGGACCCGGATGTGGTTGTCGGCGTGACGCCTCGCCAGATGAAACGTTGGCAGGACATCCGCCGCAAGACAGACCTGCTGATGGACATCGATCCTGCCGCCCTCACCGACGCGCTCAAGAAACAGTACGAAGCCGACATCCAGCTCAATTCGGCCGTCACGCTCCTGCGCCTCAAAGCCCTGCGCGACGCCCTTCCGGGAAATAAAGCCATCGCCGACGTAAAGTAG